One segment of Paenibacillus rhizovicinus DNA contains the following:
- a CDS encoding beta strand repeat-containing protein, producing MRGIPGVQGPFGNVGATGATGPQGDPGIMGNTGATGPSGGAAGPTGAAGATGVNGETGVTGATGQTGVTGAAGVTGVTGATGVAGDTGATGNTGATGVTGTGATGVTGDTGATGVTGATGQTGVTGATGVTGVTGATGAGATGVTGATGETGAGATGVTGVTGATGAGATGITGATGETGAGATGVTGVTGPTGATGVAGSTGESGVTGYTGATGVTGSTGVTGATGATGATGATGATGATGATGNTGATGVVGVTGPTGETGAIGATGVTGATGVTGVTGASGVAGETGATGATGATGTSGATGASGSTGFTGETGTTGVTGPTGLTGPTGITGSTGATGTTGVTGATGEIGATGVTGLTGVSGATGATGGTGTTGVTGITGATGDTGATGVTGTIGITGETGTTGVTGSTGSTGATGVTGEIGVTGSTGATGATGAIGDTGVTGETGAIGATGATGTTGATGEIGVTGVTGATGETGATGVTGATGATGDNGATGETGATGETGATGNTGVTGATGPTGPTGSTGVTGATGDIGATGETGETGITGATGVTGATGATGESGATGVTGITGETGVTGPIGITGVTGVTGVTGATGAIGNTGVTGVTGETGATGDTGATGGIGATGVTGVTGATGITGAAGETGATGPTGPTGPTGTTGVAGATGATGATGATGDTGSTGATGETGITGVNGVTGSTGSTGAAGETGATGVTGANGITGATGTTGITGEIGPTGPTGETGVTGLTGATGATGVTGATGATGVTGATGLSGATGATGSTGLTGPTGATGETGATGPSVLADGFSATRTPTTSTTGTQLTNWTVTSPYYTGTGFNAATGTYTVPITGRYAIKATLTYTTTASLSVQIGSGVNPSFVIRRTSAPVTDLITGLFPILDVNILLLLTLRVILGSATVTLTGDVSLDAGDTIGIFYVNNGLTVNINLGGATASANVWSMHRLT from the coding sequence ATGCGCGGCATACCGGGGGTGCAGGGTCCTTTTGGCAATGTGGGGGCGACTGGCGCGACGGGACCGCAAGGCGACCCTGGCATAATGGGCAATACCGGGGCGACGGGACCTTCTGGGGGAGCTGCGGGACCGACCGGTGCTGCTGGAGCAACTGGGGTTAATGGAGAAACCGGAGTGACTGGTGCTACTGGACAGACCGGGGTGACTGGTGCTGCTGGTGTTACTGGGGTGACAGGAGCGACTGGAGTTGCAGGAGATACGGGTGCGACTGGCAATACTGGTGCGACTGGAGTAACAGGAACTGGTGCGACTGGGGTTACAGGAGATACAGGTGCAACTGGAGTGACAGGAGCAACTGGACAGACTGGGGTGACTGGTGCTACAGGTGTTACTGGGGTAACAGGAGCGACTGGAGCCGGTGCAACGGGGGTTACTGGAGCCACTGGCGAAACCGGTGCAGGTGCTACAGGGGTAACCGGAGTTACAGGAGCGACTGGAGCTGGTGCAACGGGGATTACTGGAGCCACTGGCGAAACCGGTGCAGGTGCTACAGGGGTAACCGGAGTTACAGGACCGACTGGTGCAACAGGAGTTGCGGGTTCTACTGGCGAATCCGGAGTTACTGGATACACAGGAGCTACCGGGGTTACTGGAAGCACGGGCGTAACTGGGGCCACAGGAGCCACAGGAGCCACAGGAGCCACAGGAGCCACAGGAGCCACAGGAGCCACAGGTAACACTGGTGCAACTGGAGTTGTCGGAGTCACTGGACCGACTGGTGAGACCGGAGCAATAGGCGCAACAGGAGTAACTGGAGCAACAGGAGTAACTGGAGTCACTGGAGCTTCCGGAGTTGCTGGTGAGACCGGGGCAACTGGTGCCACTGGGGCTACCGGAACGAGTGGAGCTACCGGAGCATCTGGATCCACAGGATTTACAGGCGAGACCGGAACCACCGGAGTAACAGGACCGACTGGGCTTACTGGTCCAACCGGCATTACTGGAAGCACGGGAGCAACTGGGACCACTGGCGTAACTGGTGCAACCGGTGAGATTGGGGCGACTGGAGTTACAGGATTAACTGGCGTATCCGGTGCAACAGGAGCAACTGGCGGGACCGGAACGACTGGAGTGACTGGAATCACTGGAGCGACTGGTGATACAGGAGCAACAGGAGTAACTGGAACCATTGGTATTACTGGCGAGACTGGAACTACCGGAGTAACAGGATCTACTGGGAGTACGGGTGCAACCGGCGTTACTGGAGAGATCGGAGTTACTGGAAGCACGGGCGCAACTGGAGCCACTGGTGCTATTGGAGACACCGGAGTCACTGGCGAAACCGGGGCAATTGGAGCAACAGGAGCAACCGGAACTACCGGAGCGACTGGTGAGATTGGGGTAACTGGAGTCACTGGGGCAACAGGCGAGACTGGTGCGACTGGAGTTACCGGAGCAACAGGAGCGACTGGAGACAACGGAGCAACTGGTGAGACCGGAGCCACAGGCGAAACAGGAGCAACCGGTAATACTGGAGTTACCGGAGCCACAGGTCCGACAGGACCAACAGGGTCAACTGGAGTAACAGGAGCGACCGGAGACATCGGAGCAACAGGAGAAACTGGCGAGACAGGAATTACAGGAGCAACTGGAGTCACTGGAGCTACCGGAGCCACTGGAGAGAGTGGTGCAACTGGAGTCACAGGCATTACTGGTGAGACCGGAGTCACTGGACCAATTGGCATTACCGGAGTAACAGGTGTTACCGGTGTGACTGGAGCTACTGGAGCAATCGGTAACACTGGCGTTACCGGAGTAACAGGTGAGACCGGAGCCACTGGAGATACCGGAGCCACAGGCGGGATCGGGGCGACTGGAGTCACGGGAGTCACTGGAGCTACCGGAATTACCGGAGCAGCTGGTGAGACTGGAGCAACAGGTCCTACAGGTCCGACAGGACCAACAGGGACAACTGGAGTTGCTGGAGCGACCGGAGCCACAGGAGCGACCGGAGCGACTGGAGACACCGGATCAACCGGAGCCACAGGCGAGACTGGAATTACAGGAGTTAATGGGGTGACCGGATCAACAGGATCAACCGGAGCAGCTGGTGAGACCGGGGCAACTGGAGTCACAGGAGCCAATGGCATTACCGGAGCGACTGGAACAACAGGTATTACTGGCGAGATCGGACCGACCGGTCCAACTGGAGAAACTGGAGTTACCGGATTAACTGGTGCAACCGGAGCGACTGGTGTTACCGGAGCGACGGGAGCCACTGGTGTAACCGGAGCGACGGGTCTTTCTGGAGCAACCGGAGCAACCGGCTCCACAGGCCTTACAGGCCCCACCGGTGCAACCGGTGAGACCGGAGCCACTGGCCCCAGCGTACTTGCCGATGGATTTTCTGCTACAAGAACGCCTACTACTTCAACAACGGGTACGCAGCTAACCAACTGGACGGTGACATCTCCGTATTACACGGGTACGGGATTTAACGCCGCGACTGGCACGTATACGGTTCCGATTACCGGCCGCTACGCGATTAAGGCGACACTTACCTACACGACTACAGCTTCACTTTCAGTTCAAATCGGAAGCGGAGTCAATCCGAGCTTCGTCATCCGGCGAACAAGTGCCCCCGTGACCGACTTGATTACCGGGCTATTTCCGATTCTTGACGTAAATATTCTGCTTCTATTGACCCTGCGCGTCATTCTTGGCAGCGCGACCGTAACCCTGACCGGGGATGTCTCGCTTGATGCGGGCGACACCATCGGAATCTTCTACGTCAACAATGGCCTTACCGTCAACATCAATCTGGGCGGAGCAACGGCCTCTGCAAACGTATGGTCCATGCATCGATTAACCTAA
- a CDS encoding sugar phosphate isomerase/epimerase family protein: protein MQNLSIEGFSFHGMLKEGTMDIFHQLESIRYRYGLNAVGIWNGFLTSTEDTYLAKIRQALDEKQMTLPSLACDWCAVWADDEAEREKQYRNALENFKAAKILGAKSLRIDWGISRETVTDEEFEFLVNRYTEYCRLAEEIGIVVGPENHFGASLNPDLMLRLIEAINHPSFKILLHVQRWSTGKDTADERLAPHAAHVHVNAETLTSAKLKSMTDAGYVGGWGIEHGKGSEEYRETQEQVDLIKQVLSVPPALQV, encoded by the coding sequence GTGCAAAATCTATCGATCGAAGGCTTTTCGTTTCACGGCATGCTGAAGGAAGGGACGATGGATATTTTCCATCAGCTCGAGAGCATACGTTACCGCTACGGTCTTAACGCAGTAGGCATCTGGAATGGATTCCTTACTTCCACGGAAGATACTTATCTCGCCAAAATCAGACAGGCGTTGGACGAGAAGCAGATGACGCTGCCGAGCCTTGCGTGCGACTGGTGCGCTGTCTGGGCGGACGATGAAGCCGAACGGGAGAAACAGTACCGGAATGCGCTGGAAAACTTCAAGGCGGCGAAAATCCTTGGCGCGAAGAGCTTGCGAATCGACTGGGGAATCAGCCGGGAGACCGTGACCGACGAAGAATTCGAGTTCTTGGTCAACCGGTATACCGAATACTGCCGCCTGGCAGAGGAGATCGGGATCGTCGTCGGGCCGGAGAACCATTTTGGCGCGTCGTTGAATCCGGACTTGATGCTTCGATTGATTGAAGCCATCAACCACCCGTCCTTCAAAATTCTGCTTCACGTGCAGCGCTGGTCCACAGGAAAAGATACGGCGGACGAGCGTCTTGCTCCTCACGCCGCTCATGTCCATGTGAATGCAGAGACGCTGACGAGCGCGAAGCTGAAGTCCATGACGGACGCAGGTTACGTTGGAGGCTGGGGCATCGAGCATGGCAAAGGCAGCGAAGAATACCGAGAGACGCAGGAGCAGGTGGATTTAATCAAACAGGTGCTGAGCGTGCCCCCGGCGCTGCAGGTGTAA
- a CDS encoding class I SAM-dependent methyltransferase — translation MTDYTASNRAHWNARTAVNAASTARYDIEGFKAGKTTLTPIDLEELSDVAGKSLLHLQCHFGLDTLSWARLGADVTGVDFSEDAIALAERLRDETGLDARFLCTDIYELPQVLDDKFDIVYTSGGVLFWLSDLDRWAKIIAHFLKPGGILYLQEEHPFLNVFDDGGEVTDLHTRYPYFHTEQPLQIEGLLPHSDPAADQRGVEYVWSYSFSDILNALIGAGLRLDYLHEFTHGSNQRFPFMEQGEDGRWRWKDASNDIPLTFSLQATKV, via the coding sequence ATGACCGATTATACCGCGAGCAACCGAGCGCATTGGAACGCACGTACTGCTGTCAATGCCGCGAGTACAGCCAGATATGATATCGAAGGGTTCAAGGCAGGCAAAACGACCTTGACCCCGATTGACCTTGAGGAATTGAGCGATGTGGCGGGCAAGTCGCTGCTGCATCTCCAATGTCACTTCGGGTTGGATACGCTGTCCTGGGCTCGCCTCGGTGCGGATGTTACCGGTGTAGACTTCTCCGAGGATGCGATCGCGCTCGCCGAACGTTTGCGTGACGAAACCGGGCTGGACGCGCGTTTTCTCTGCACGGATATTTACGAGCTGCCGCAGGTGCTTGATGACAAGTTCGATATCGTCTATACGTCAGGCGGTGTCTTGTTTTGGCTCTCCGATCTCGACCGCTGGGCGAAAATCATTGCGCATTTCCTTAAGCCTGGCGGCATCTTGTACCTGCAGGAGGAGCATCCGTTTCTCAATGTTTTCGATGATGGCGGCGAAGTGACGGATTTGCACACGCGATATCCGTATTTTCACACGGAACAGCCTCTTCAGATCGAGGGTCTGCTGCCGCATTCAGATCCGGCGGCCGATCAACGGGGTGTCGAGTATGTCTGGAGCTACAGTTTCAGCGATATACTGAATGCCTTAATCGGTGCTGGCCTGCGCTTGGATTACCTGCATGAGTTCACCCACGGCAGCAATCAACGTTTTCCGTTCATGGAGCAAGGCGAGGACGGACGATGGCGGTGGAAAGACGCATCCAACGATATCCCGCTGACGTTCTCGCTGCAGGCGACGAAGGTATGA
- a CDS encoding Crp/Fnr family transcriptional regulator: MKEIAAADRLEGYLVQYALEEIFPSALRQHLVLYRFEPDEALCTQGEEPQHIFYLVQGKVKIYTTSAEGNTLLLNFTSPLGVLGEIECLSELNNLNTVTAVTAVEAIGVHKRWLRLYREEVPFLQFMLQMISEKFYSKSVALSFNLLYPVEIRLASYLLSVTSPGEAKVSTANLKDMANLIGTSYRHLNRVILNFCRMQLVERSRGTLMIKDRAGLEAVAGRNIYENGERRDLR; encoded by the coding sequence ATGAAGGAAATCGCAGCTGCCGATCGGTTAGAAGGCTATCTTGTACAGTATGCGTTAGAAGAAATCTTCCCATCCGCATTGCGACAGCATTTGGTGCTGTACCGATTCGAGCCTGATGAAGCGCTGTGCACGCAGGGCGAAGAACCGCAGCATATTTTCTACCTCGTGCAAGGTAAAGTCAAAATCTATACGACATCGGCAGAAGGGAATACGCTGCTGCTGAATTTCACTTCGCCGCTTGGCGTTCTTGGCGAAATCGAGTGCCTGAGCGAATTGAACAATCTGAATACGGTAACGGCGGTAACGGCCGTGGAAGCGATTGGCGTTCATAAACGCTGGCTGCGGCTCTATCGCGAAGAAGTACCGTTCCTGCAGTTCATGCTGCAAATGATCTCGGAGAAATTTTACTCGAAATCGGTAGCGCTGAGTTTCAATCTGCTGTATCCGGTTGAAATCCGGCTTGCCAGTTATCTGCTCTCCGTGACGAGTCCGGGAGAAGCAAAGGTCAGTACGGCCAATTTGAAAGACATGGCGAACTTGATCGGCACCAGTTATCGGCACTTGAACCGGGTTATTCTCAACTTCTGTCGGATGCAGCTGGTAGAACGAAGTCGCGGCACGCTCATGATCAAAGACCGAGCAGGCCTCGAAGCCGTCGCTGGGCGAAACATATACGAGAATGGTGAACGGAGGGACTTGCGTTGA
- a CDS encoding Gfo/Idh/MocA family protein, with protein sequence MTKRIGIGVVGAGAIGLRGALTHLSQPDAQERVKLAAICDPVPGRAKAAAEKFGVDKAYESYEELLADPAVEIVTICTPIGLHYEQGLQALEAGKHIHFNKTMTTKVSEATDLIEKAAARNLQIVASPGMMLHPVNRRMRRLLLDGSLGQLAWAITGTSAGSGTYHLNEEYRTGNDILTTVNPEWYYKKPGGGPMYDVSVYALHNLTGILGPAKRITAMSGIGIPEHKFRDQTIINEMDDSTTMLLDFGNSFHVIVYTTIAGTITDWLPNVYGTSGAIIGAKFGDVALRNPADRQPHVNDLHINLDESHVYEDIMQLVDLVADGKPTIVTAEHARHVIDIIESGYRAAATGQTQELTTTFQPLTIDELDVAVQI encoded by the coding sequence ATGACGAAACGTATTGGTATTGGAGTCGTCGGAGCAGGGGCGATCGGCCTTCGAGGTGCACTAACCCATCTTAGCCAGCCGGATGCACAGGAAAGAGTGAAATTGGCCGCGATCTGCGATCCGGTTCCGGGGCGCGCCAAAGCCGCGGCGGAGAAGTTCGGTGTCGACAAGGCGTACGAGTCTTACGAAGAATTGCTTGCCGATCCTGCGGTCGAGATCGTTACGATCTGCACGCCGATCGGTCTTCATTACGAGCAAGGACTGCAGGCGCTCGAAGCCGGCAAGCATATCCATTTCAACAAAACGATGACGACGAAAGTGTCCGAGGCGACGGATTTGATCGAAAAGGCCGCGGCGCGCAATCTCCAAATCGTCGCTTCGCCCGGCATGATGCTTCACCCGGTCAACCGCCGCATGCGCCGGCTCCTGCTGGACGGTTCGCTCGGCCAGCTTGCCTGGGCCATTACGGGAACCTCGGCAGGCAGCGGAACCTATCACCTGAACGAGGAGTACCGTACTGGCAACGACATTCTGACGACGGTCAATCCGGAGTGGTACTACAAGAAGCCCGGCGGGGGCCCGATGTACGACGTATCCGTGTATGCCCTTCACAATCTCACCGGCATTCTCGGACCGGCTAAGAGGATCACGGCAATGTCCGGTATCGGCATTCCGGAGCATAAGTTCAGGGATCAGACGATCATCAACGAGATGGATGATTCTACGACGATGCTGCTGGATTTCGGCAATAGTTTCCACGTTATCGTATATACGACGATCGCGGGCACGATTACGGACTGGCTGCCTAACGTCTACGGCACAAGCGGCGCGATTATCGGCGCCAAATTCGGAGATGTCGCACTCCGCAATCCAGCGGACCGGCAGCCCCACGTGAATGACCTGCACATCAACTTGGATGAATCCCATGTCTATGAGGACATCATGCAGCTCGTTGATTTGGTCGCGGATGGCAAGCCGACGATCGTAACCGCCGAGCATGCGAGACATGTCATCGACATTATCGAATCCGGCTACCGTGCAGCCGCAACCGGTCAAACGCAGGAGCTTACGACGACTTTCCAACCGTTGACCATCGATGAGCTCGACGTCGCGGTTCAAATCTAA
- a CDS encoding DMT family transporter, translating to MKGIILAVLGGVFLTMQSTANAAIGEHLGTWQAAALTQGTGFVAAFLIVWITGDRSWRKLRQVKLHYRFGGALAAFIIFSNITAFHHNGAAVTVSAVLIAQILATLAMEKAGWFGNRTLRLRTPQWIGIALMITGILCLSF from the coding sequence ATGAAAGGGATTATTTTGGCTGTATTGGGCGGCGTATTTCTAACGATGCAAAGTACGGCCAATGCGGCAATCGGCGAACATCTTGGGACTTGGCAGGCTGCAGCGTTAACGCAAGGCACGGGGTTCGTGGCGGCTTTTCTTATTGTATGGATCACAGGGGATCGATCTTGGCGAAAACTGAGGCAGGTGAAGCTGCACTATCGTTTCGGCGGCGCGCTTGCGGCCTTCATCATCTTCAGCAACATCACGGCCTTTCACCACAATGGTGCTGCCGTCACCGTATCGGCGGTCCTGATTGCCCAGATCCTGGCGACATTAGCGATGGAGAAAGCCGGATGGTTCGGCAATCGCACGCTGCGGCTGCGCACGCCGCAATGGATCGGCATTGCGCTTATGATCACGGGAATCTTATGTTTATCCTTCTAA
- a CDS encoding NUDIX hydrolase, whose protein sequence is MKVLPRNEDFERGVQSPKHIISVSALVKNAKGEVLLLRTHWRSDTWEMPGGNVELGEPLDEAIRREFLEETGIVIRPIGITGVYCNASKQVISVVFHAEYVSGEIQIQPEEIIEARYIRLDEHNIGQWITRPQQKSRTLDAMKAEEMVPYETWEVNPTYNLLGRLHHHS, encoded by the coding sequence ATAAAAGTTCTCCCTCGAAATGAAGACTTTGAACGAGGAGTTCAGTCACCAAAACATATCATTTCTGTTTCCGCTTTAGTAAAGAATGCAAAGGGAGAAGTTCTGTTATTGAGGACGCACTGGCGTTCAGATACATGGGAAATGCCAGGCGGAAACGTTGAGCTTGGAGAACCGTTAGATGAGGCGATTCGCAGGGAATTCCTAGAGGAGACCGGCATTGTAATCCGTCCTATCGGCATAACAGGCGTGTATTGCAATGCATCGAAACAGGTTATATCCGTGGTGTTTCATGCAGAGTACGTCAGCGGTGAGATACAAATTCAACCCGAAGAAATTATAGAAGCAAGATATATCCGGTTGGATGAACACAACATTGGCCAATGGATCACCCGTCCACAGCAAAAATCCCGCACGCTTGATGCGATGAAAGCTGAGGAAATGGTTCCGTATGAAACATGGGAAGTCAACCCGACTTATAACTTGTTAGGTAGATTGCATCATCATTCATGA
- a CDS encoding Gfo/Idh/MocA family protein, whose translation MGKVRFLMIGVGGMGREHIRRLLNVPEAEIVALSDPSEAAITLVKQNFPQLANIAVYTDYQEAIAQSGADAAVIVSPHSMHFEQGMACLDGGLHVLMEKPFVSGSDNAAQIIAHAEKVNKHLAVAYQRHLMGPYMYIRDLIENGELGNINYICAYQAQSWLKGATGTWRQNLALSCGGQLNDSGSHLLDIVLWVTGLEPESVSAMIENHGREVDIDSAVTVRFHGGAIGTFNVVGSASIGWHEDVSIHGDKGSVLYRNNKILVAREGEKSLTEVSEADLPSSSDPDIDFVNLVLGRVSEAAAPSSTGLRIARLTEAAWESAANGSKLISLA comes from the coding sequence ATGGGAAAAGTTCGTTTTCTAATGATTGGTGTTGGCGGAATGGGAAGGGAGCACATCCGCAGACTGTTGAATGTGCCTGAGGCTGAAATCGTCGCGTTGTCCGATCCGTCTGAAGCAGCAATCACCCTCGTGAAGCAAAATTTTCCACAGCTTGCCAACATAGCTGTCTATACAGATTACCAGGAAGCGATTGCCCAATCGGGGGCTGACGCAGCCGTTATTGTTTCGCCGCACAGCATGCATTTCGAACAGGGAATGGCATGCCTTGACGGCGGCCTTCACGTACTCATGGAGAAGCCGTTCGTAAGCGGTTCCGATAATGCAGCGCAAATCATTGCACATGCCGAGAAAGTGAACAAGCATCTGGCTGTCGCGTACCAGCGTCACCTGATGGGCCCGTACATGTATATCCGCGACTTGATCGAGAACGGAGAATTAGGCAACATCAACTACATTTGCGCGTACCAAGCGCAAAGCTGGCTGAAAGGCGCAACCGGCACCTGGAGGCAAAATCTGGCTTTATCCTGCGGCGGACAATTGAACGATTCTGGCAGCCATCTGCTGGATATCGTGCTGTGGGTAACGGGACTCGAGCCGGAGAGCGTATCTGCTATGATCGAGAACCACGGCAGAGAGGTCGACATCGATTCCGCCGTAACGGTCCGATTCCATGGAGGCGCCATCGGGACCTTCAACGTGGTCGGCAGCGCGAGCATCGGCTGGCATGAGGACGTGTCCATCCACGGGGATAAAGGTTCGGTTCTCTACCGCAACAACAAGATTTTGGTCGCCAGGGAAGGGGAAAAGTCCCTTACGGAAGTATCTGAAGCGGATCTTCCTTCTTCGAGCGATCCGGACATCGATTTCGTTAACCTCGTACTTGGCAGGGTGAGCGAGGCAGCCGCACCGTCCAGCACCGGGTTAAGAATCGCACGTTTAACGGAAGCGGCATGGGAGAGCGCTGCTAACGGCAGCAAACTTATATCGTTAGCCTAA
- a CDS encoding DMT family transporter, which yields MITGILLALLAGMLVSVQTLFNNKASAALHSHTTTALVLGMGFIASFGMGMLMEGADFLKWQAMPGWFWFSGLLGIGVVTSVVKGVRLLGPSAATAIVMASQLLCALWWDSAGWFGLEQVPFSWQKAIGITALIAGLVLFKFQPKRKTELSENANAMPTMMSRT from the coding sequence TTGATTACCGGCATTTTATTAGCGCTTCTGGCAGGGATGCTTGTCAGTGTGCAGACCTTATTCAATAACAAAGCGAGCGCTGCGTTACATTCGCATACGACGACTGCCCTCGTGCTGGGTATGGGATTCATCGCGTCGTTCGGCATGGGCATGTTGATGGAGGGCGCGGATTTTCTGAAATGGCAGGCGATGCCGGGTTGGTTCTGGTTCAGCGGACTATTAGGAATCGGCGTCGTCACCAGCGTGGTTAAGGGCGTCCGTCTTCTTGGCCCGAGCGCGGCGACAGCGATCGTCATGGCCTCCCAGCTGTTATGCGCGTTATGGTGGGATTCCGCAGGATGGTTCGGATTGGAGCAGGTTCCGTTCAGTTGGCAGAAAGCTATCGGCATCACGGCGCTTATTGCCGGTCTGGTGTTATTCAAATTCCAGCCGAAGCGTAAAACTGAGCTGTCGGAGAACGCAAACGCCATGCCGACGATGATGAGTAGAACTTAA
- a CDS encoding GNAT family N-acetyltransferase — protein sequence MLVKLYQLPESESPKQFTARTGITVRRAIGPELITVAEWVEKRFSKGWRSECEVAFSRQPVACLVAVKDGELLGFACYDATCRGFFGPTGVDEQTRGLGIGKQLLFEALLAMRDFGYAYAIIGAAGPVDFYKHTVGALEIEQPEPGIYTGMLKLV from the coding sequence ATGTTGGTTAAACTATATCAATTGCCGGAATCCGAATCGCCCAAACAATTTACAGCTCGTACAGGAATTACGGTTCGCAGAGCAATCGGACCTGAGCTGATAACGGTTGCCGAATGGGTCGAGAAACGGTTTAGCAAAGGCTGGCGCAGCGAGTGCGAGGTTGCATTCAGCAGGCAGCCCGTCGCTTGTCTCGTCGCGGTGAAGGATGGCGAGCTGCTCGGATTTGCCTGTTACGACGCGACGTGCAGAGGTTTCTTCGGACCGACGGGGGTAGACGAGCAGACCCGCGGACTAGGAATCGGCAAGCAGCTGCTGTTCGAAGCGCTTCTCGCGATGCGGGATTTCGGTTACGCGTATGCCATTATAGGCGCCGCTGGCCCTGTCGACTTCTACAAACACACCGTCGGCGCACTGGAGATCGAGCAGCCGGAACCGGGCATCTATACAGGTATGCTTAAGTTGGTATAG